A segment of the Mastacembelus armatus chromosome 7, fMasArm1.2, whole genome shotgun sequence genome:
tgcacatgcatgcatgtatatATGACAAAAATGTCCACACAGGTCAGTCGGTACATACACAAAAGCTACACAAAGCTAGCTGAAGTCACTTTTGAGGTATGTCTGAAGGTTTAAAGAAGCAGGGATATGTTGTAATTACAAGTGCATCTGCAGTGGAATCTGTTAGGGCAGGTTGAGTTTGGGAGGACCTGGCAACCTGGCAGTCAAAGCTATCAGTGAGACAAACCACCCCTGCTTTTGTATCTGCCTGCCTAAAGAAGTGCACAAGTTCtaaacaatatactgtacaggCTCATATTTTCCTCCAAAGCTAATTTCTCTCAGCACCAGATCAAATCAGATCTGGGATATTTTGTGCTGCTAACACAGCAACCTAGAAATAACACAAAGGATCCAACTTTGTGGTACAAACTGTTACTCCTCACCAGGTGTGATAAACAACCTACTATGCTTTGACAGAAAGGTGGCAACCTTGCTGTCCTGCCTGTTGACACTATCACCTGTCATTTCCATCTGCTGTCTCTACTTAAGTATGTGGCTTTCACTTCCAGGCATGTTGTGCACATGCTCAACATTTCAACCTTTCCCTGTTATCTGTTTCCCACTTCCTGCACAAATAACACACCCTCAAAGGTGCCCTACAGGTCGTACAGTCCGCCATGTCTCAGTTTCTCTCAGGGTTTCTGTCAAGGTGAAAGAAAGAAGTTTGACATTGTCTGTTAGTGATATGGTATTGAGGAGGGGGTTATGTTTAAACTTGTCTGGCTTGATCTCTGCTTGTCTGTATTTCAGTGAGTAATCCATTGTCAGACacagtgcatgcacacacacacacacacatacaggtcaTATGACATTGCTGAAGTACaagagcaaagagagaagagtttTAGCCCAAGGGAGATCAATTGGTGAAGGGTGAGCCATGAAGGTGGCTGCTTAGTTTAAATTGACTTAATAAccaatgtttatttttgcaatAATATGAATGAGcgaaatgttttaaatattttgaggTCATGCATTTCGAGACTATAATACATTAAAGGATCAGAGGTGAAGAAGTATATCAGGAAAGCTACTTAAGGATTTGAATAAAGTCTAGCTTTCCAATCCATCCTCCATCTTTCATGACGATGATAAGCCGTGCAATAAAAGGATGCAAGTAGTTTTACAGGGCGCACAGAATGGTAAACCATATTAATACACTTCAATACATTTTGGACTGTAGAAACCGAAACTTCATATGTCACCACAgctttcataaaataaaatgggttTCATccataaattattatttatattctGCAAGAACGATTCCAAATTAAGACACAATGTTGTATCATTTATAATTATACTGTGGCTTTGCTACATATAAAGCTATGTTTATTATACACTAGAGACTGTTCAGTAGGCAATATAAACAGGATGCCTTTTAGAGACAGACAAATAGAGTACAGCATGTGCAGGTTAAGGGATTCCTCCATGTCAAGGGCAGGCTATTATTTTGACAAAGAACCCACACTGTACTAACAGTTGCTACACACGAAGACCTGGTGGAAGTTTAATCCACCCTAGCACACATTTCCGGTGTTTGCCTTGCTCTCTTGTCATTGCACAGTATGcagactgaaaaacatgaaaagggATTGAGTGCTGCcaagtatatacagtaaatgagaGCTGACAAAGCAGATGGGAAGGGAGTGGGTGAAGAGCAGCCAAACAGTCTGAAAATACCAGACAGGAAATCAGTGATCAACCGAGATCAGAGCTTGCATATGAAAAGGTTGTTTGTACTATATTAGAAAATAAAGAAGTCAATAATGTGCACTGAATCAGACAATGTTAAAATGCACTTACCTctaatttatttgaattaaattcaACTTAACTAATCATATTCACATTCTGTCAGAGGTTATCACTGATGCTACATTCACCATTTTacacaatattattttattgtagtATTTTGCTGTACAAGAGTTTACTATATACAGTACTACATTATTTCATGATataatactgtacagtattGTACTGTTGTACTATGTACTACatgttacaataaaaatattgtaataaCTATAACCTACCTCATACTTGGTTATGGTATTATGACACACACATTAGCTTATATCTCACTAGATAGTTATTACCGATAAAAACCGGTCAGTCCAAGTACATGAAGCTTGGTCTACTGTGTTTCTTGTTCTATGCTTGTGACTCTGACACCATCAAAATCCTTTTACTAACCACACACCACTGAACAgtggtgttttctgttcttAGCCACTTGTAACGGCTGATCTAATGATTCCAATGTGCTTTTCTAACAGTGTGACTGAGTGAAGTTGCTTTTTGGCAGGCGATTGTCCTCATGCTAATATACTGTCAGTATAGAGCATGTGAGACAAACCATTATTGCCTAGGGCAGACAATCATTGATGGACCTTAGCAGGACTTtgaacatattaaaatatgcaTAAATGGGAAGGGAATAGTGTGAAAAATCTTAATAACTTTGTTCATTTTGACAGGGAATTAAGATTGTATTTCAGTATACTCACTTACTGAAATTAACAATATGACTTGCTCCACTCAGGGTTGTGGAGAAGGAACAAAACCAATGCTAGACTCACACCTACTGGCCAGTGCTTGTACTAACTCTTATTTTAGATTTTCAGACAACAAAAAAGGATAGAGGGTTCACTGGTAGACCGTCCCTTCTCTCtgtttaaaacttttttaatctttgcatgtgtttgcGATGTTGTTTTGCACAGCCATGTTCTGGCAttgaaataaacagttttacaCTTTCTTACACGCTGGTAACGTTATTGTTACTTCCTGTTCAAAAGCAATACgtagttttttttacatttatcagGGCCTACTAATTCCAAGTAGCTAGGACAAATTAAAATTCATATAAAATCAAATTCATCCACATATTTTCTCCAACAGAAACTTTCCCAACGTTTTCAGTCGTGAACAGACCCTGTCCTCTGCTGAGCGTACGTGGAAGTTACGTCATTCAAAAGttgcaaaaaagcaaaaccaatGATGCCTTCACGAACAGTCGTAAATGCCAATCTTATAACAcgaaataaatacataatatgATTAAACAACGTAAACGTTGTTTAAAAGCGTTTACAGTAGAGGCTGTACTATTTGGGGGCGCAACAGTGATATATACGTATACAATTCCCCTACATAAATCATTCATATCATCAAATGTATGTCTAATAACGAATTTTCTTCTCAGTTTCATCCAAACGGTACAAACTGTGTTGAGTGCGTGTGGtttgacattaacattaaaagaTCCAAAAATGCCTTATTGCATTGCTGTTTTGCGGGAAACATAAATAATTCATGCGTGACTGTCGTATTAATGTGTAATTATCGTCACTCATGGGGAACACGTGAAGGCAACAAAAGTTCACTCCGCAGAGTTGTGACATCTCTGGACATGGAcggaaaacaaagcagcaagGACACCAAATTTGACCCAGGTACCACCTAGAATTTGTTAATTATCACCCCAGAGTAGAAATATTGAACTGGCGATGTGAAAAGTGAACCCGTTAGCTCCGTTAACCGGGTGAGCCCGGACTACCACTAACAACCATCTGTTTTCAGCAGCTAACGTTAACACAAGCctgaaataaaatgcactgGTTTAAGTTACACTGGCTTTATTTGACGTAAAAGGAGTGTTGGAAGTTATTTGGGTCAGAATTTAGCAGCGTCTGTATGATGAATTCAGGTCAGTTCATCAGAGACACAAGGAAAAGCACAAAGTTAGACTCTGTGTAACCCAGTTTCATGAGCTATTATCATTCCAGTGCAAAAGCAAAACTTCAAACTAACCTACACTCAAAACTCGGGTAGTCTAATGCTGCTTTTATGCTAGGTAACATTAAGGCACGATATGGACGATGACATATGATCACAAATTAATCATTAGTGTTTTATGGTAAATTCGGCATGCAGCTCATCCACAGAAACCTATTGTGCATATTGTCACTGTACCCGCCAGAGTGCAACCCCATATATTGGAGATTTCGATCCAGGATTATTGTGTTTTGAATGCATCCTTATTGTGTCATGTACTGGTTTCCTCAGTGTTGTGTCTTGTTCAAAATTGTACTTTAAAGTTAATCATTAAACTTTGCCCATTTATCACTTTAGACCCAGGAGGGGCCAGAACACAACATGTCCCATGTGACCAAAGCCCAGAGAAAATTATAAGCAGGCAGCTGACTGAACAGGGCAGGTTTGCTTTTGCTGCACTTTGTGGTGTCTCTTTGGGTCAGTTATTCGCTGGATCTGAAAACAGGTAATTTTTACTTGTGAATAACCATTATTAAGAATGAATAATTTTTAACTAACCTGTTAAAAATAATGCTCTGACTGAACTGTCACTTGACTTGAGGCCATGaagatttgtgtgtttctcagcGTGTTCAGGGAGCAGTACCTGCAGGGTTTGGTCCACTGGCTGGACTTGGATGAGTCGGTGATGCCCGTTATGCGAGCTTTCCTGTCAGGTCTGGGCTTCGAGGGCTCCGACACCTTTCTCTCCATTTTGCAGGCTGAACCTCTGCTGGCTACAGGGGCCACCTCACTCACACAGGTGTTCTTCACTAACAGATGATGTTATGGGTTAGTGTAAATGTGCACAATATAagatacatattatatatatatatatatatatatatagagagagagagagagagacgtgTCATATTCATATTGATTAAAGGTCCTATGTGCTTTTACTTCATGATCTTTCTAAAAGAATATTTAAACTTATATCTTGTCTAACAGTAATTAAATTGTATTGTACCCACATTGTGTGTGGATTTCTAGAAACACACATATTATAACCAACTTTTGCTTTGTATTACAGGATCTGGTGTCTTTTTCTGTCAAAGATGGTATGaatctttgatttaaaaataacattgaaAGTTGTTGTAAGCCTAATGTGTTGTAATATTCATCCTCCACTGTGACCTCAGGCCAGTATGATGCCAGAGCGCGGGTTCTCATCCGTCATGTCAGCTGTCTGCTACGAGTCTCACCACAGCAGCTGGGGGAGTTTGAAGAAACACTGGGAGAGCAGCTaagggaaggaggagaagagagcgAGTAAGTGTAATTTGGTTGGAAGGTTCCATCCAAGCATTTCTTTTGTAGTTTCATTCATAAACAGTATGCATGACAGCCACACTATCCAGAATGTTTGCACGAAAATGGTTGTGTGGCATAAATAAGCAAGTTATCGTTCAAGAATGCACGAGGAGTTGCTTGGCATCCTTAATTGTTAAGCCAGTTAGTATTTAAACCAATATACATGACTCTGTCTGACTGTGCTTTCTATAGAGAGGAGTCCTCTCGGCGgctgaagagagaaagagggcgAAAGTTACGACGTTACCTCCTCATTGGACTGGCGACTGTGGGCGGGGGAACTGTGATTGGTGATTATTACTACTTCaactgttaaaatattaaaatggaaatgttgtATATTAAAGTATACACTTCTGTTGATAATCTATTGAAATGATAATTAAATTACCATAGCACATTTGGATTTTCGGTGTAATGTATATAGGCAGCATGTAACAACACTTCACCAAACGAGCTGCATATTTCCTTCTGTAGAGTTTAATTTTCTTACAAAGTGTCTGGGTTTTTTTGTACTGATTGTCGTGTCTGTTTCTTTGGTAGGTGTGACAGGTGGACTTGCAGCCCCTTTGGTGGCAGCAGGGGCCAGTGCTGTGCTAGGGGCTGGAGGGGCTGCAGCCCTGGGCTCAGCCACTGGCATTGCAATCATGGCCTCTCTGTTTGGAGCAGCAGGGGCTGGATTGACTGGTAAAAGCGTTTGATGAATCATGATTGCTGGCAGAAATAAGTTACCATCTTTCGAATTTTGTCAGAACTTGGTAAATGCATATACttgatttttctcttctttgcctttctttattttcatgcattGTCTCTCCAGGCTATAAGATGAATAAGTGTGTTGGGGCGATAGAGGAATTTGAATTCCTGCCATTAAGCTCTGGGAAGCATCTTCACCTAACCATTGCAGTGACAGGTTGGCTCTGCAGTGGGAAATACAGTAAGTATGGCTTCTGCTGTCCCACTACCACTACTATCAATATCTAAAAACATAAAGGTTCTCTATCATGATCTACAATATGTAATTTTATATTGCAATGTGTTATAGTACAATTTCTAGAGGGGTTTCTggataaaataaacatataggAATGTCTAGATAGTTGAATATTGCCATGAAGCAATTCTGCTCCTTGAGTTACATCATTGCTCAAAATGCATTAGTACAGGATGCAAATCAGTGCCAGGGCCATGATATTCTGCACATGTTCTGCCTATAACGTTCTAAAAGTGTATCAGTAGATTGTTTGCATGAGATTATGCAAACAAATCACTTAAGTTTTGCGCTTACAATAAACGATGCAGCTCTCTTCCCCTAGTAAAACATACTCTCAGCAACAGGCTTGATACCCACTTCACATTCAAGAGCTGCTTTTCCTCTACTACACTGCcttatataaaaacacaactgcTGTCTTCCAGGTTCCTTCCAGGCCCCATGGTGCAGCCTGGGTGAGTGTGGAGAACAGTACTGCCTAGTGTGGGAGTCACGTTTCCTCAAGGATCTGGGCTCAGCCATGACTTCTCTGTTGGATGGGCTAGTCAGCATTGTGGCCCAGGAAGCCCTCAAGTACACAGTGCTCTCAGGTAGAAGGATGATCACGTAGGACACCATTCATATATTGAGTcaatctgtgtttgtgctgtgactGAATTGATTTCTGATTAACAATGCTAATGATTGTATCAAGCCTTTGTCCTGTTGTTGTATTGACCTATGTTTCGTACCATATTATTAACTGATGCCATCATATTGTCCAGGTATTGTGACAGCTCTGACATGGCCTGCATCTTTGCTGGCAGCGGCCAGCGTTATTGACCACCCCTggtgtgtttgtctgaaccGCTCAGCTGAGGTGGGGAAACATCTGGCCCAGGTTTTGAGAAGCAGACAGCAGGTATTGCACTTCACTAACCTCTGTTTATACACACTTTGCGGTAATTAATAATGATTAGCTGTATTCTCTTTTGTGTTGACATTATTAAATGCAGTAGTTTAACTATGACAACGATCTTTCTGTTCTTCTCCTGTAACATTagaacaataaattaaattcaacaTGAATTAATCTGAAATATTACCATTGgcttaaagaaaataatttgctATATGGCATAAACACTAAGAGATTGAGTTGTGCATCTCTTCTCTTTGCTCCTGTGTTTAAAGGGCAAGCGCCCTGTCAGTCTTATAGGTTTCAGTCTTGGGGCCAGAGTTATCTACTACTGTCTACAGGAGCTTGCCAGTGATCAAGGTATTAAACTTTTGTTGTGCAAAAAAAGTGATGAGTCAAAAAAATGCTTGATTGAAAATGGAGAAAATTTTCCTTACATGGATTAGCAAATTGCTAAAACAAGTTTAAAAGCCATATGATGTGTGAAACATACCTGGGTTGAAATCATAACTTCTGAAGGCCATGCTGTTGAAAAATGCTTATGTACCTACTAAATCCTTGTTGAAACAGCGAACTGTTTTAATGTGAGCTGTTTTGTTTCCACAGGTAGTGAAGGAATGGTGGAAGATGTTATCCTCCTGGGGGCCCCAGTGGATGGCTCTGAAAAGGCCTGGGAAAGAATGGCTAGAGTAGTAGCGGGAAAAATAGTAAATGGATACTGCAGGTACAAAAGAACTGTTTCCTTATGTATTTTAACAGTAAAATTTGACATATATATTTAGGGCATATGTAGATTAAATACTTTCCTGAACTGTCCATCCCTCAGAGGGGACTGGCTTTTGGGGTTCTTGTACCGAAGTTCTGCTGCACAGCTGTCTGTTGCTGGGCTACAGCCAATCAACATCCGGGATCAGCGAATAATAAACGTAGATCTTTCCTCTGTGGTGAGTCTGATCTTATATTTGAATTAAGACCACTAAAGTTTccttatttaatagttttttaaGTACACATTGGCTGAAAGGCATTTCTCATCTCAAAGTTTTAGAAAAGCAACATGCAGCAGTCTAAGAAAACTGGCACATTCCTGCATGACACTGCCAATGAAAGAAATTCTCCAAAATGTCCAAGTGTTCCAAAATATATCTGCAGCTGATCTGTCACAAATTATGTCATACACAAACAATTCAGTCAGAAATATTTTGCCTCTGATTTGATACTTTTtgatgttagtttttttttttttttagtttagctGTAGACATTTGTCATCATGATGCAATATTATTAAATACAGACTTTTATTATCACTTTCAAAGAGACAGTTGtttaaataagaataaaagataataaatattattttaaaaaaacatatggtCCCTTCAATGGTATACATTTCTGCCACCCTTTAAATTAACATGATTGGAGCACAGTAACACTAACATAATACATAGGTGGCTGTTTTGTTGAACAAGATAACGCATCACAGATTTAACATTTCACACACctgaacattaaaaaataacacGAAGATACTTGCCATATCTGAAGTCCTATGCATTAACCCCCTAGTCGTGTAATGTGTGGGATAGTTAAATGCTGtacaaaaaaagtgtttaaaagtATACTCTAATTTAAAATCTGTACCCTTTTGTAGACATTAAGACATCAAAGCCATATTTCTGCTCCCCAGGTGAAAGGTCACTTGGACTATATGCGTCAGATGGACACCATCTTGGTGGCAGTAGGAGTTCCCACCAAAGAGGTCCCTGGAGCCTCTTTTGCTATTTCTCAGCCTGTAACAGTTAAAAAGAGGACAGTGGACAACCCTGACAGAACCATCAATGAGCAACAAGTGACTGAGACACACGACAGAACAGCTGAGAAAGCTGAGACTTGTACAGAAGAAAGTGAAGACATGAACAATGTGCCAGAGGAGGACATGGGTGACGGCTGGGATATTCCTGATATTTCAGACCTGCTGGACACTTTGAACGACACAGAATCAGAGAATCAAGTCACAGCCATGAACGATGTACCACTTACTTCTGAGGAGAATGCCACTAATAACAACAGATCATCTGCTGTGAGTGCCCAGTGTGATGCTGTAGTGGAGGCTGACCCAGATAATGAGCACATATCATGGAGTTGGGATGATACACACTGGACTGCagagcacaaacaaaaacaaaagcagccaaACTGGTAAAGAGCATGTTACAGGACCAGCTGGTTCCTTGTTAACTCTCATCTTCTCAAGTTTTTTCCAGCATCAGAGTTCTGTTGGACAAAATATTCATTCCATTctcaaaacactgacatgccGGAGAAACCTCAAGAGACAACGCACACATATGGTGGCTTGTGAAAGTGCAAAGGCCCAGTTTTATTAACTGCTTTTAACCTCTAAACATTATTTCAATAAGCATATTAAATGTTGTGAATGAAGGAGATATTTTACATACTGTAAACAgtcataatttattttctgctcaTTGTAATATCAAAAACCTATATTCATTGTGTTTTGCTGGTTTTATTGGATGCTACAAAATAGGTTATATCTCTGTCCATTTTGTCCCAGATTTTCATCTCTTGGCTTGGTTGCCATGGCTATATCACAGTAATCTGATTTCCATAATGCTGCCGATAATTCACTGAATGTGTGTTCTTTAAgatctgtcttttctctgttccaGCTATACTAATGTGAAATGCTGTATACAACACAGCTTACAACAAGAGTTTACATtgcttatactgtatatttgcacTGACAACTGGAAATAGTCTTAATCCTTTTTTGTTCTAGTCGTGCACCTATATTGGCTTTCTAACCATACAGTATTTCATCACTGGGAAGAAACAACTGAAGACAGAACAGCGATGGACCTCACTGGATGTCcataatgtttttctgtgaaatatggTTCTATCTATTCTATCTAGTAACTGAGTAAATCATAAATTGTTATGAGTGCCAATACTTGTCTTGAATCACACTTCCACCATAAACCCTGACAGAACATATTAGCTGGCTTTAGTTTGTAATTACTGTTCAATCCAATATGTCGACCTGATTGGGCAGAAGCAGAGGCAAGTCAATCCCAGCATGCTCAGCATCCATGAGGTTGACAGCATCAGTGGCGGTGGcaggggggtgggtggggtcAGAGGCCAGGGGAGAGTGGGGGTTGCTGGCAATATTAGGCTCTCCGGAGTTGCGTagcgagagggagagagcaggtGAGGGCCTTCTGGGTGACTGCATGAAACAGCAGGGCAAGAGCTTCCCCAAAGCTCGCTTGAAGTCCCTCATGAACAGTGGGTAGATGATTGGGTTCATTGTGCTGTTGCAGTAGCCCAGCCAGGTAATGGCATCAAAGAGGGCAAGGGGAACACACTCACATACTGCCTGAAGGAAAATGGTGAAAAGATTGACATAAGTTCATTTAcggtaaaatgtaaaatttgaatatctaatgaaaaatgtgtttgtaaaggCACCCTGCAGTTGTTTCCACACAAGTGCTAAGAATATTCCTAATGTATATTGAATAATACCATTAAATCTTGCAATgcgctgaaaaaaaaatatcaagagTGTATTAGGAAAATATAGACATAAACAATGaacaattaatattttaaaaagatctGTTGGGCATAAGAAGAAAATGTCTTCATCACATCTGTTAGACCTCAAGGatacacacaaattaaaacataactttGCTAAACTAAAAAATCCACTGGCCACcttgtaaaaatgaaatacaaagagGTACAGAAAAACTATTACTCTGCcaggcattttttgtcattttgggCTGTATctttattatataataattcGACTGCCTGCttatttattgaatttatttCCCATATAtttatccattcattcatttacgTGTCTGCATCATTCCTGTCAActttcatgtttatttcttttaggTCAATTTGGTACAGTTATTTCCTGTATATATGGGTCCACATAGTTGTGAAAATAGCTgagttgtaaaattaaaat
Coding sequences within it:
- the tmco4 gene encoding transmembrane and coiled-coil domain-containing protein 4 isoform X1, with product MDGKQSSKDTKFDPDPGGARTQHVPCDQSPEKIISRQLTEQGRFAFAALCGVSLGQLFAGSENSVFREQYLQGLVHWLDLDESVMPVMRAFLSGLGFEGSDTFLSILQAEPLLATGATSLTQDLVSFSVKDGQYDARARVLIRHVSCLLRVSPQQLGEFEETLGEQLREGGEESEEESSRRLKRERGRKLRRYLLIGLATVGGGTVIGVTGGLAAPLVAAGASAVLGAGGAAALGSATGIAIMASLFGAAGAGLTGYKMNKCVGAIEEFEFLPLSSGKHLHLTIAVTGWLCSGKYSSFQAPWCSLGECGEQYCLVWESRFLKDLGSAMTSLLDGLVSIVAQEALKYTVLSGIVTALTWPASLLAAASVIDHPWCVCLNRSAEVGKHLAQVLRSRQQGKRPVSLIGFSLGARVIYYCLQELASDQGSEGMVEDVILLGAPVDGSEKAWERMARVVAGKIVNGYCRGDWLLGFLYRSSAAQLSVAGLQPINIRDQRIINVDLSSVVKGHLDYMRQMDTILVAVGVPTKEVPGASFAISQPVTVKKRTVDNPDRTINEQQVTETHDRTAEKAETCTEESEDMNNVPEEDMGDGWDIPDISDLLDTLNDTESENQVTAMNDVPLTSEENATNNNRSSAVSAQCDAVVEADPDNEHISWSWDDTHWTAEHKQKQKQPNW
- the tmco4 gene encoding transmembrane and coiled-coil domain-containing protein 4 isoform X2; translation: MMLWDLVSFSVKDGQYDARARVLIRHVSCLLRVSPQQLGEFEETLGEQLREGGEESEEESSRRLKRERGRKLRRYLLIGLATVGGGTVIGVTGGLAAPLVAAGASAVLGAGGAAALGSATGIAIMASLFGAAGAGLTGYKMNKCVGAIEEFEFLPLSSGKHLHLTIAVTGWLCSGKYSSFQAPWCSLGECGEQYCLVWESRFLKDLGSAMTSLLDGLVSIVAQEALKYTVLSGIVTALTWPASLLAAASVIDHPWCVCLNRSAEVGKHLAQVLRSRQQGKRPVSLIGFSLGARVIYYCLQELASDQGSEGMVEDVILLGAPVDGSEKAWERMARVVAGKIVNGYCRGDWLLGFLYRSSAAQLSVAGLQPINIRDQRIINVDLSSVVKGHLDYMRQMDTILVAVGVPTKEVPGASFAISQPVTVKKRTVDNPDRTINEQQVTETHDRTAEKAETCTEESEDMNNVPEEDMGDGWDIPDISDLLDTLNDTESENQVTAMNDVPLTSEENATNNNRSSAVSAQCDAVVEADPDNEHISWSWDDTHWTAEHKQKQKQPNW